The Chaetodon trifascialis isolate fChaTrf1 chromosome 11, fChaTrf1.hap1, whole genome shotgun sequence nucleotide sequence tttcaatgtgtttgtgtgctcttctgttaaggtgtgtgtgtcagtttgtgtgagTGAAAAGAAAGTGATAGTGAGGTCAGTGTTGGAGGAGCTGAGGCAGTGTTAGGTTTCGTGGGAGTGAGATATTTTGTAGACAAATAAATACCTAGAGGGAGAGAAGCCAACTGAGGTAACCAAGCCGCAGAGGGGAGGTGGACTTTCAAACTTGAAGCTGTAGAGTTGTATTCGGCAGATACACTATGTGGCCAAAAATATGTGGACACCCTGACAAAACACCATTGGTGAGTTCCATAGTCATGCTTGCAGCGTCACTTTAAGGATGCTGAAGTCTACCTGTCGGTTCGCTCAGTCAAATGCTTTGGTCTGCCAAACATCttaacagctattggatggtGCACGCATTCATGTTCCACAGATGATGAATCTCAGTGATGTCGGtgacacatttactgtacatttgtccagtactttggtttaagAGCAAATGACTGGAAACCAAtgatattcccatcagccttagcTGTACCTTTTGCCAGGCgcaattagcaaatgttagcatgctaacacgctaaagtAAGATGGTGAATGAGGTAAGCGTTACCtcctgaacatcagcatgttgacaTTGTCATGTGGGCATGTTAgcctgctgatgttagcatttagctcagctagcagctagcataACTGTAGACTCATAGCTTTATTGAAACCCGCCTGCAGTGATTTGCACCCACACAGCCACAGGAGCATTAGTGGAGTCAGGCGCTGATGTTGATTAAGACCTGGCTCTCTGTTGGTACTCAAACTTATCCCAGATGTGGTCGATGTGGTAGTCAGGGCTCTGCTGCAGGCAAGTTCTTTCACAGCAAACTTTGAAAACCTTTATggatcttttctctttttcagtaAAGAGAGGGTCTCCCATTGGAAGCAAGATCATAGTGTGCTGTGGCCTTGAGATTTCCTATTCACCATATAGTCATGTAGTGGACAGAGGTGATGCTGAATTTCTCTTCATTGATATGTTCAGCTGCTCATTGGGTTGGTACCTTTTCATTATCCTGACACTTTGGGtagagagaaaacagtgcagtCTCCCTCACTTTCACATCACTATCAGTatactgtatgagtgtgtgtgtgtgtgtgtgtgtgtgtgtgtgtgtgtgtgtgtgtgtgtgtgtgtgtgtgtgtgtgtgtgcatgcggcCAAAGGGCAGCATGTTAAgtcaagaggaggaggggatacAGGGAGGAACGCAGGTGTGtgccctctctttctcctctttatgCAGCACATCAGCTGATGGTGAGCGGAGGTGCTTCTCCCTTGAGCCGGTCACTCTTCACAGTAAGTGAGGCACATACATTTAACCTCTTTATGTTTCCCTGGGGCTCTGCGGACACATTTCAAAcctttgcatttgcttttattttctacctCCGGTCCACACCTGGGTCACACGGTTGTTGCACAAAATTCTCAGTATAGTTTGACTGTTTTATGGTGGTctgaaatttgtattttttgatattttcattgGATCCTCTTGTGAACTGCTGACTGCATGACTGTAATACATCTTTGAGTTACACTTGTGCACTTATTCATATTAAAGTGTGTCATTTAAATTCTGATAAGGATGTCCTGGCACACGTGAATGTGATTTTGTGATTATGATGGGACCGGTCATCTTGTTATGTAATTTCCCTGACGTGGGTATTTGTGCTGAGGAAGACTTAGTGCTGGCTTGAAATGTTGCCAGTAAAGCTGAAGGGAGGTCTGATATCAGTGTGTGCAACTATtctattgtattttttttatttttattttttatttttttgcatccggcggcacggtggagcaggaGGTTatgtgcgtgcctcacagcaagaagctcgccagttcgatccccgagttgggtgtgaagtttgcatgttcttcccgtgcatgcgtgggttctctccgggcactccggcttcctcccacagaccaaaaacatgctcattaggttaactggtgactctaaaattggtgtgagtgtgagtgtgaatggttgtttgtctctatatgtcgccctgcaatcgactggcgaccagttcagggtgtaccctgcctttcgcccaatgacagctgggataggctccagcccccccgcaaccccgaaagggatagttgggtatagacaatgggtGGATGGATCTTTGCATCCTGCATCGCCTCCACTAAAGTTTTGTGGGTGAGCCCATGACTGCAGTTACCAATGATTGCATTATCCAGTGTAGTTGAGCTATGAGCCATTAGCTTGATCTATTTAGCTTTAGAAAAGAACAATAAAGATAAAGCCATGTTATAGCCTATGTGAAGGCCATTGGACTCATTTCTGGTTTAAACTACTGGATATGAAATTATGCTACCAgtggatttttttctgctttgatttgAAATTCTTTATGGATTAAACATTGATTGTGTAAAGGGTAATATGATACTGACTGTTCCATAATAAACCTAAATTAAATTGCGTGCCTCTCAGTCCAAGCTGTGACATACTGATGGGTGAAAAATCAGGCGACCAACGAGACcaagagtctacagtcatgctggCCGCTCCGTGAGGCTGCACTTACTGTGGGCACAGCCAAGTTTGAGCTGACATGAGCATGTTAAGATGCTCACAATGCTAATACTGACAAACTCATGTTCATGTGTCCTAAGTAGCAAATGTTAATTAGCACTAACATGCTAAATAAGATGATGGTGCAttagttttgctgtttttttgacTCGTCAAGGGATCACTTAAATTTGACATGAATGCATGTACTGCATTTCAATTTCATTCAAAATtacaaatgtcagcctcataGTGGCagtgaggaaaagtcaggggatcaccagtGTCAGTCGGACTCACCCTCTGGGGACCATGCAGGTTAATCAGGACCAATGACCAACTGATTGCTCTCCCTGGAGCCATGCTCTGTCTTGGAAGAAGAGTGTTCATCGCTCATTCCAAACCATATTCCCTCATTTGGTGTTCTGATGATTGATTGTGGTGGAGAGTGCTGACTAGCGGTCGCTCCAAAGTCTCCCATAGGTGTTCAGTGGAGTTTAATTCTGGTCACTTTAAAGGTATGAGTCATAATATTCATATACCAACCATCAAAAGATCCATTATGCCCTGTATTGAAGGATCTTCTTTCCTTATGTTTCTCCACACACTGATTCAGGGTTTTCCTTTGTGTGGCTCATCTGTAATtttgaattacatttttctCCCTACTTTCTGCTTTCCTCTGAAATcctggtttgattgattgattttcatGCTACAGATGTATGTAAATGCACACTGTGGCCAAGGAGTTAAAGCGGTTGCACTGAAAATAGCCTGAAGCCGGTCACAGCGTCTAAAAATAGCGAATCGGTTCAGCTGGAGGCCAGTGTGTCgaaaatgaaacacaattaGTTGAGCCTTGCATTGctcagtttgtgtctctgtacCTCCCATCACTTGTGTTCTTGGCTGTCTCTCCTCATCTGTCAAGTTACATCTTTCCCTTTTAGCCCTTTTCTATGACTTCTGCTCTTCACTCCTCATTCAGATGCAGTTGTGTTAATAAAACCAGAGCTGATTTGTTCTATCCCCTCAAACAGTAACAGTCATGTAAAGCCTGTATTCAACATAGACATTAATAGTTAGTGATGACTCTTTGTTCAAAACTCCAACTGAGCTGCCGCGCTGACCTTTTTGCTTTGCGTGTAAAGCCACACTATCACCCTCCCCCAAAGATGAAATTTGGACATGGATGTTAAACTTGAGTGAGATACTGCATGAAAGGGACAGATGGGTGAAGGAATGAACaaatgtttgttcatttgtttgccCATCTGTCCCTCACACGCAGCATCATGGACACAGTTGATCAGGTTTTGACAAAAGTGGGAGTAATGATGCATCCCACCACCACATTCTGGCATTTTCAAGTTAcattgatgatgatgtcacaatTAGCACAATTAATGGTTCAAGAGCTTATGGAGCGGAGAGAAAATGACTGTTGTCAGTAATagaaagtaactgagtacatgtactcaagtgctgtatgtatgtacagttttgaggtactttacatgagtgttttcattttaagctGCTTCCTGCTTTTTAGaaggaaatattgcactttttacctCACTACATTTATGTAACCACTATAGTTACTTATCATTTTTCAGATTACTTTTCAGAAGTTTCTGCACAGAGTATGTGATCAGGTTATAAAACATGACACCACCATCATTAGAGCATCATTACAGATTTAACTGCTTAACAGTCATTAAGTATGAAATCCCTTAAATTAGTTCCTCCACAACCAAATACAAAGTGCCACCTACACATGCTTCCTGTCTTTATCCAGGTATCAAGGTTTGTTACGCTAATGTACGGAAGCCCTGAAAGGCCATGGATCAACATATTTTTTCGCTCCGTTTACCGTTATAACgggataatattccaccgttttatcgtaataacgacataatattccaccgttttatcgttataacgggataatattccaccgttttatcgtaataacgacataatattccaccgttttatcgttataacgggataatattccaccgttttatcattataacgacataatattccaccgttttatcgtgataacgacataatattccactgttttatcattataacgggataatattccaccgttttatcgtgATAACGACATAATTTTCCACCGTTTTATCATTATAACgggataatattccaccgttttatcgtgataacgacataatattccactgttttatcattataacgggataatattccaccgttttatcatgataacgacataatattccactgTTTTATCATTATAACGAGAATTTTCCGGTGAGGTAGGATGTCAAACCAACCCGCCAAACCGGACGGTGCTCTGCTGCCCTGAACACCACCGACTAAAGCCAGGCCTGGAcgtgttctcctgcagctgcacacttAGTAAGTTaagcatgttcatgtgtttgtttgtacttttggCAGGTTGGTTTGACATCCTACCTCACCGGAAAATTAACTCCTTCtaacgataaaacggtggaatattataCCGCTATCACggtaaaacggtggaatattatgtcgttatcacAGTAAAACGGAGCGAAAAAATTATGTTGATCCGTGGCCTTTTAGGGCTTCTGTAGTAATGTGTGTACAAATCGATTTTCTTGTTGTTCTCttacaaaaacagcaaataagcatattttccacAGGCTTAAACTATTCTTTTAATGATCTGTGCTTGCTATAACTTCTTGATTTTCCAGCCGCTGTCTTAGCTCTTACAATCATTCGTGAGGTTTCTCAAAACGTGTCAGAGTGAAAATTGGATAATGTTCGAGAGTCTAGACATTTCAAATGTCTCAGCAGACAACTCCCCCGGTGTTTTAAAGAGCCTTTAGTTTAATCCATCTTCAAAGTGCTGTCGTTTGTTTTGTTCAGGATGTTCCGGTGGGATGCAGTCGAGACTTGCTTGATCGACCCATGAAGCCATCTGTAACCGCTGAAATTCGGTGctgtcctcctgtttgtttcatctggGGTAGAAAATCCAGGCAAACGCTGGACATTCTGCACAGACATTGATGTAAAATCAATTATTGAGGAAAGCTTCCCAAATGTCAGTGCGCAGATCACCAAGTCATCTCTTTAACAGCACATAAATGGCTTGTTTGCTTACAGGGATAAGTGGTTTGTTTACTTGCGGGCCTTCACTCTGGTCAACTGCCTGCTCTTTACCAAAGACGGCACTTTTCCCTCTGCACAGctagtctgtgtgttttgtttatccCCGCGGGAACAAACAAGCTaagctctcttcttctgtctgcgTGATGCGTCTGCCTGTGCTGTGTGCCCGCCGAGGTGAGTTGTCTCGTTTCTGTCATGATGCAGCTGACTTGCTGATGTCATGAGTGTTTGCAGCTTAAGCCtcctgagagagaagagggaggactGGAGCGTTTCGTGTGAATCATCAGGCTTGTCAGTCACAGGAAGAGCCTGGTGAGCTCTGAATTGCAGGTGATTCAGGTCCCAAGGAGTGACAACTATTATGAACATGAATAATGCATGAGAGATGGTTGATTATTAAAATGAGTTTTCAGAACTATAATCATGTCTCTCTAAATTCCTGATTTTGTCTACCTTGCGCTCACAGTTGTCGGCAATTCGTCTCACCTCTAAGTATCCTTCTCCCCTGTTCACGTTCTCATCACCTCTGGCTGCTCCTGTCTCATCTCATTTggaatttctcacattttttctTGCATTTCCTCCTCTCGACCTCTGCATCGCCTTCAGTGCATCTCTTTACCTGGATTTCCCTCTTCATCCACAATCTTATTAAGTAGAACTGCTCCAatttttttgtcctttctgttttcttctctccagctgttgagctgtcctccctcttcttAGCGTCAGTGTGCTATCATACCTGCTCGAGCCACACCTGCACCATGCCTGCCATAGTCAACCTCCTCTTCAATGTGGtctccaccaacaccaccatCGCCTTCACCGTGGTGCTGCCCCTGGTCAGCCTGGTCTCTCTTGTGGTCGGGCTTGGAGGCCACCTCCTGCTGTGGCTGGTGCTGGTGAGGAACCCCCGCAGTCGCTCCAAGCCAAGCTCCATCCTGCTCCTCAACCTCAGCCTGGCAGACCTGGGAGCCCTGCTCACCCTGCCCTGTGTCCTCCTCGGTGCTGGTTTCCAGAACTGGCAGCTTGGTGGTGGGACCTGTGTCCTCCTGGGGTTCATGACTTCAGTGACAGCGGGAGGGGAAATCTTCAGCCTGGCAGCGCTGTCTGTGCTGAGGTATCGTATAGTTGCACCACGGAGGAGAACGTCTGCTAGCCTGACACAAGTGTGAGTATGACTTTGCATACAGAAGTGGAAAGAGAAGATAGGTGATATTATTTATTACTGTTaagaagagctggagacccCTCACAGTCCGACAACCCTGAAATAAGtgctcctgagcccatgtagtaatatccttatATACCCAATtgtgatactatcacctgttttatttatgctctACACAGACTGTATGAAACATGTCCACAGGCATCTGAGGAGCCGTTGTAAAGCTCAGTGACAGCGACTCCAGCTGTCACCATCTTGGTAGtgtctttcctgtctttcaaCAGTGCTGGATATAAGTGTCAGCTAATTTAAGTTTTAATGTTAAAGTCTGCATAATTCTACGCAGTAGATAAGTTAATGTTATAGACTTATTGTTTGCTCTGTACCTTCAATATTTGAAGGTTGAATGATGACAGCCTCCTTTGTAACATCCTGGGAACCAGCACCTACAACTTTGGGTAACTGGTGAGCTTCAGCGTGAATTCATGAATTTTATCAATACTTATGATAAAGCAGCAAAGATTTCAACGATAAACTGTTATGTCTGAATGAAACAAATTCCCACAAATGCTGATAACATTAGTCTATaataatttttttaattgtatattttgacatttttaatacaCCAAATGAttgtacatgtgtgcagtgtgtctttgacatttaattaaatgtcattcaacaacaaagcagaaataacaataataacaatgatcATTATGAGTAATAATTAAAGTGTGGCTCATGTTTTGGCAACACCTTAATAAAGTGGTGGCATATTGTGGTGCTTATTGTTGTAAgcataaaagcacaaaattgGCGGCACGTTTGAGTCTAAAACAATGGGCCTGGAACTGCTGCGTCCTGCACTGCAGGGTCTGTCCAGCCCAGCGTGTTGATGATATTGACAAAGCTGTAACCAACAATACTGAAGGCCAAGCTGTCGCCCCATTCCCAGGTAAACACGTTTTGAAGAGGCACTGCACAAGCTCCATTAAAAGCATTAAAGCAACAATGAATTGCTCCCACTGACCAGCCTGGTACTATACTCACTGGTGCACAAAGTGTGTATTAATCCACGGCTGAAAACAGTCTCATAAAATTGCACTCTTAGGAAATGTGTATCCAGCTGTCTTAGGAAATCATACCTTATCTCATACTTTAAATGAGTCTTCCACTGATTTAGCAATGCACTCCTATAACTCATGACGGACAGTTAAAAAAGATCAATTGATACAGCAGAATGAGAAATATTGCCTTTTATTCCAGGCATTCTTCTTCTTAGTCAATATCTGGCACCTAcgttacccataatgcaacttgacCACCAACAGTTTGGTTGGAGTTTTGCATGTATTCTGTGAGCAGCAGCTAACGTAGCCTCGAGCAGCCAACCTCttgcagagatgaggagtgggctgcaGAGGTTCGGTAAGCTCACATCTGTTCACACATAATCTACAACTGTTGAGTTTGAATCTGATGAGGTTGAATGTCAGATGTCTTGCAGCTTCCTCTGTAGccacaaaacactttttcacaGAGTGTGATGTGTCAAACTTTGCTTCAAAACAACTTTATGGGTGAAATTATTATGTTTAGAGTTTAGCTCTGGAGTCTTTTTCAGCACCTTCagctcatttttctgtttttactgccTGCAACGTTTCTAGTTCTGTTTTAGCTCTGATAAACCCGCTGGCACCAAGCCAGTGAATCTAgaagagcatttagcagcttaacAACCAATGTGACGTGCATGGCTGTTTGCAGTGCCTTCCCTTGTACCGCCACTGAGGGGCAACAAACATTCTCAAATTCTATGCATCATGGTTTTAGAGACTGAAGCATGATTGTGGCACAataaacaacacagacaacTATCTCAAAGAGCTGCCTCTGTGCTTTTCTCATCTAATCTGTTGTCGGCATGCATGTGAATAATCTCATTTTACATTACCGTCAATTACTTTACAACTCAGTGCAgtaaaggttaaataaaataGGCCAACAAAGAGTAGCTCACAGCAGAATATCCCAAGGATGCATAAGCCTTATATATCACAGGTCAATGTAGACATTACAGATTAATGCGGGAATTGCTGGCTGATGCCATCAAATCAAACCGTCAGCATCACTCCATTCAGACTCAGGCCTGTGTATCCTTGCAGCATGTAAGTGACCTATTTTTCTGAGCACAGATGTGATCCTCCTGCACAACACGTAAACCTATGCTCTGTCTTCCACAGGTTATGCACTGTCATAGCCATTTGGTTGGTCTCAGTAACCATGGCAATACCTAAGGTCACCTACATCAACTTTGAAGTGGGTTGCACATGGTCGGTGGGCCAAGACGAGTGGCTCTTCTTCCTGGTTCCTGCTTTCCTGGTTTACTACGTGGCCCCTCTTCTCTGTATTGCCGTCAACTGCGGCCTCATCATCTCTCAGCTGCATGGCTGCAGGGGCACTCTGGCTGCCGACAGGCGCAACAAGAAAGCTACCGCTCTGCTGATTGCTTCGACACTGGTTTTCGCAATTAGCTGGCTGCCATATTATGCACTTGAGTTCGTCAATGTTATGTCCCCTTATGTCAGCACAGCAGCTTCTCCCATTAGCAGATTTGAGCATGAGCTATCTTCCACTTTGCCTCCATCGCACGTGCCATCCACCTCGCCCAGCCCAAATGAGGAAACACAGATAAGGGTGTCCTTGCTGTGGGAGGTGGCGTCTCTGACGGCCATTTTGTTGGTGTGTCTGGCTCCATGCTGGAACCCGCCGCTGTACTTCCTGCTGTCACATCCGGCGGTGCGTCAGCTCCGAGCCCTGCTGCCTTCCTTTTTTCATAAGCACTTGGGGAAAAAAGTGCAGCGATGGCGTATttttcctgctcctcccccACACCTGCCACACCCTCAGCCTCCTGCACATTCACTTACTCACCAAACTCTGACACACAGGCTGCCTCagtaaagcacacacacacacacacacacacacacacacacacacacacacacacacacacacacacacacacacacacacacacacacacacacacacacaccgcagccTCATGACATACCATTCATATTTGCAATCATAAGAAACGCTGTACATCCAAATACATGAGTCACAACACGCTTTATATACACATGCTATGCTGTTTGTTTAAATACTTTCTCGGCCATATAACATCCCATTTGCTTATGCAACATTACAGTAAATGCACAAAAAGGCTCCAGGCAACAGTGTGTGAGCCCCTCAGACAGACGACAGTGTATCATAAACACAATGCATTATGTGCCATAAAAACACTATATTTACACTCCTTATCAATTCCAGAGTCACTAAGCAGTTCACAGTCCTGCCAGTACGAAGCCTGCAGGGAAGAGCCTCCAATCCACAACTATTTAAGAGGAAATTTTATGGTAAAACAAAGGAGTTTCTCGTTATATCAAAGAGCACATCACCTTAAATAAATCCAGGTCACTGAACTCAAAGAGACGTCTTTACAGAGCCCACGTGGGACCTGAACAGCCCTTTCTAGGGACTGAAGGACGTCTGCTGAGCCTACATTGACGGAAATGAACCACCCAAGCAGCCATAAAGCAAATTCCCTGTGGAGCTTTTAAATAACCCTGAACTGCAATAAAAAGACTGTCTGATAAGTATGACATGTAGCATGTGCACAGTATGAAAAGAGCTTTGCCTGCTTCAAGAACCCTCCATAGGATGTCATTACACTGCATCTGGTAGATTACAGGCTACACAACTTTGTAACCTTATTGCGAAGCCatctgacagagaaaaaacactgcaaagctCTTGCAACATTATCTAAATTCAGTGTCATCTTAATAACCTGGTGAAAGGAGACCTCTTTAATTTATAAGAAGCATTAATAAAAGCTGGCTTGTTTTGTTCTGAGCGTGAACGCAGAGAACTGCTTATTAAATAGGGATTTGACACAAAGGATCACATCAGAAGATGACTGCATGGGAAAATTGCTTCTTAACAAGAGGAGCCCATCTGCATCTGGAGTGGTTTAATATCACAATGTGTGACGGGTATGTCATGTGCACTGGTCAGGGGCTGTGTTCGACAAATTGGCTGAGGATGGGTAATTGGAGTTTTTGTTGTCAGGGTGTTCATGCTAACCGATGTAAAGCAGCGATTCAAATTTAATGAGAAGCTGGAATCACATGAGCTGCCCTAAAATATTATGTAATGGGTTTATTCTGCAACTAATATAGCGATTGCTCAAATTTGACACATTTAAAGCACTACTTCAAGATCttgggaaacatgcttattggctttcttcctgagagttagataagaagaaTGATACCacctgtatgctaaatatgaagccacggtcagctggttagcttagcttagcatagaaaCTGGAACCAGGGGGCATCCAGGGGGCCTACCAGCAACTCTTTTAGTGAACTAATTGACATGctacatcttgtttgtttagtccGTGAAAAAATAAAGACGATAAGAAAGACTATTTCTTGACTGGGTGCAGTAAATATCTGGGTGCTCCACTGCATGTCTGCCTTGGCAGACAAGCTGCTCCccctcactttctttctttatgctaagctaaactagcCCGCTGCTGGCTGCATACCTTCATATTTAGTGGACATATCAGTTTATCTAAGCTATCAATGTAGAAAAATACCTATAATATATATGACAGTTGTCCAGAACAAATCTTCACATGCTCATCATAGTGATATTTCATATCATCGGATGGCAAAAACTAATCCACTTCCAGTGGTGTCATTAGTATGACCTGTGGATGGCAGGCATGTGACAATGATAAACGCAGAGTAATCTGTGACCTTGCGGGTGTCATCTCTCTGGCAGCCATAAATCCTACCTTGGTTACCTCTTGACCTTGTGACATCCCCCAGAGTGCACTGCTGCACATTCTGCTGACAGACTGGAGTGTTTCCATTAGCAGAGAGCGTGCGGTTTTCTGTCGATACCATCTTGGTGACTAATGAGAGCACTTAtctctgtcatctctctgcACTATGATCCTCTCACACAGTGCAAGGCACGAGCGAGCTATGATGTCCTGGTGAGACTTAATTAAGTCTGCAGATTAGTGACAGCTTAAAGTATAAGTCATTCTCAGCAGGCCCATTGAGAGGATCCTTCCtattttcattcagtgtgtttactgAGGCCCTGACGTGTCCAGAGGCCTGTTGAAGTTTTTGAAAACACTGTGAGATCAGTCAGCTAAGACCAGCGGTGAGCATAATGGGCTTCAAAGTGAGGAGATTAATATCCACGGGAATCAGGGGATGGTCATTATAATGGAAGGGACTTCTTATTTTCTCAATGGGCACTGCGGAGAAGTATTGATTCTTTGAGGGTGACAGCAAGAACGAACGCTCACCACCTAATAGCCTTCAGAGGATGTCACTGTCGTTGTACGCTATTTGAATCCCACAGAGAGGATCTGTTGAAAATGAAGAGCTATAGACAAGAAGTAATTCACAAATAAGCTTTTAGCCAGGCCAGCATGTTCCCACAGCATGATCGGCTCTGTTCCTttcagcagcaggctgctgctgagaggaTGGGGGTGGTGCCGTTCTCCTTGTTGGAAAAATGACCAACCAATATGCACCCCCCCATGTTAACCTGCTCTCCATCGTCTAGCAGAGAGTGCGGAGACAGAGGTGTTATTTAGTTGAATATGATAGTCTGGTCTGATAGCCTGATCCactgatcctttatctgactgagttTTGTGTAAGTTCGAATCTATAACCTCGATGACAGCTCTGAGTatcatctgtgctgtgtgttgacaaatccatggtgctgtccatggtgctgaaggagAAGACAGATTTATAATTGCTCTCTTTCCTCTTAGTACTTCCCTTCTGTCACTTTCAACTTGGATCCATAATATTCTCTGA carries:
- the LOC139338848 gene encoding putative neuropeptide Y receptor type 6, whose product is MPAIVNLLFNVVSTNTTIAFTVVLPLVSLVSLVVGLGGHLLLWLVLVRNPRSRSKPSSILLLNLSLADLGALLTLPCVLLGAGFQNWQLGGGTCVLLGFMTSVTAGGEIFSLAALSVLRYRIVAPRRRTSASLTQVLCTVIAIWLVSVTMAIPKVTYINFEVGCTWSVGQDEWLFFLVPAFLVYYVAPLLCIAVNCGLIISQLHGCRGTLAADRRNKKATALLIASTLVFAISWLPYYALEFVNVMSPYLSSTLPPSHVPSTSPSPNEETQIRVSLLWEVASLTAILLVCLAPCWNPPLYFLLSHPAVRQLRALLPSFFHKHLGKKAAHSLSGVPLAPSGGGFSAQRQKRTVHRRTCQEHTGKSPHRCEDLLIST